From a region of the Trichoderma atroviride chromosome 6, complete sequence genome:
- a CDS encoding uncharacterized protein (EggNog:ENOG41~SECRETED:SignalP(1-19)): MKLSGVLTFLPVLAGLSKAVPDHGTSQLTIQADYDAIIVGGGPAGLSAASGLARVRRNVLLIDSGEYRNAQTRHLHDVIGFDGVTPAYFRWLARKQILAYGTVNLVNGTVTKIQPEANNSYFTVSADYPGDNKVVFTTRKVILATGLRDLLPSTPGFAENWGKGIFWCPWCDGHEHADQQLGILGPFSKAVEAVREIITLNRDIILFANGTDTPEERAIAEEGFPTWENYLKLRNINIDNRIITSLKRLSNGTIGDEDPSLPSNPEHDLFQLNFETGEPALRAAILTNFDTAQKSDLGEETGVALYGGRLAADKDNGLVTNIHGIFAIGDANSDNVTNIPHAMYSGKKTAVHLQVELEIENAEVEVEIEDAEAKLVTLSTKRNLHDHMRTLWSRMNEPGDALYARDFDQ, translated from the exons ATGAAGTTATCAGGCGTCTTGACATTTCTACCAGTCTTGGCTGGGCTCTCTAAGGCTGTGCCAGACCATGGAACCAGCCAACTCACAATTCAGGCTGATTATGATGCAATAATCGTTGGAGGAGGGCCTGCAGGTCTCAGCGCAGCCAGTGGTCTGGCCCGTGTCCGCCGAAACGTTTTGTTAATCGACTCGGGAGAATACCGCAATGCCCAGACTCGACATCTGCACGATGTTATTGGATTCGACG GAGTCACACCAGCATATTTCCGATGGCTGGCTCGCAAACAAATCCTGGCTTACGGCACGGTCAATTTAGTAAATGGCACCGTTACCAAGATCCAGCCGGAAGCCAACAATTCATATTTCACAGTGTCGGCTGATTATCCTGGCGATAACAAAGTCGTCTTCACTACGCGAAAAGTGATTCTCGCAACTGGTTTGCGGGACTTGCTTCCATCAACCCCCGGATTTGCGGAGAACTGGGGCAAGGGCATTTTCTGGTGCCCATGGTGTGATGGTCATGAACATGCAGACCAGCAACTTGGAATACTCGGGCCTTTCTCAAAAGCCGTTGAGGCAGTCCGCGAAATCATCACTCTGAATCGGGATATCATCTTGTTTGCCAACGGGACGGATACTCCCGAGGAGAGAGCTATCGCAGAAGAAGGATTTCCCACGTGGGAGAATTATCTGAAACTGCGCAATATAAACATCGATAACCGTATCATTACGTCTCTCAAGAGACTTTCCAATGGAACAATTGGAGACGAGGATCCCAGCCTACCATCTAATCCTGAGCACGACCTCTTTCAACTCAACTTCGAGACTGGCGAGCCGGCCCTTCGTGCGGCTATTTTGACTAATTTTGATACTGCGCAAAAGTCGGACTTGGGTGAAGAGACCGGCGTGGCATTATACGGCGGTAGACTCGCTGCAGATAAGGATAACGGTCTGGTAACCAACATCCATGGCATATTCGCCATTGGCGATGCCAACTCGGACAATGTCACCAACATTCCGCACGCCATGTATAGCGGGAAGAAGACAGCTGTCCATCTTCAAG TTGAGCTGGAGATTGAAAACGCAGAGGTAGAGGTTGAGATTGAGGATGCAGAGGCGAAGCTTGTAACTTTGTCAACCAAGAGAAATTTGCACGACCATATGCGAACGCTGTGGTCGCGCATGAATGAGCCGGGAGATGCACTCTATGCGAGAGACTTTGATCAGTGA
- a CDS encoding uncharacterized protein (EggNog:ENOG41~TransMembrane:2 (i493-512o532-550i)), with amino-acid sequence MSAIIVRRPPRSKGCKQCISRRVKCDERPGCCKQCARFGLSCSGAIRGAVFLDMTEKVSCSMLKPKKKRKRKTHSTRKATENPGYEFITEDEIATCYVSVEESSCSTTPSSYGRMAESEDSSLDLCQSGDEDRGDIFHSGMMDTSITGLSLPLDSDQFSNSDVLNDGASIPPALVTSAYDEYCFVSKFTQTLTSSRRNYSTLRPESWIPKLPFLVATNSLPCPLKYALHAVALLYHAVTRDSRAERLAITYYLAGIKSYRSVVLGNQAGQSPTTSVSEEDTVSEMPHSADIVAICGPVLFSFYESLQGAGSDAELLHHSVAVEMLQVRGPDKCVDGLAHSVMRSMRVKEAFHSIMQNRSANFSSPEWLSIPFQKKHKICYDRLIDILLSFTTTLRLPNMNQKGAKLRSSIHRIHDLPTARKSKIEERAMMLLEQLQHWWLEFRDEHYEIIAQNYGTSPAVDAAYVAAESPSSVLPLSGPWMLANNETLTSSMVSIYSGIHIIIHSVLFIISISKPLGSVDPSGQSAADIHRAAISMYAASVFNAALYLNMVNPFCGDAMRTKFSINIVAQFALEDSQRDEAQQMLSQWKLRGTAPPR; translated from the exons ATGTCTGCTATAATCGTCCGCCGTCCGCCGCGCAGCAAAGGCTGCAAGCAGTGCATTTCACGGCGCGTCAAG TGCGATGAGAGACCTGGATGCTGCAAACAATGCGCTCGTTTTGGATTGTCTTGCTCAGGGGCAATTCGCGGGGCAGTCTTTCTCGACATGACTGAGAAGGTATCCTGCAGTAtgttgaagccaaagaagaagaggaaaaggaagacgcATAGCACGCGAAAAGCCACAGAAAATCCAGGATATGAGTTTATCACCGAAGATGAGATCGCAACATGCTATGTCAGTGTCGAGGAGAGCAGCTGTTCAACAACCCCGTCATCCTACGGTCGTATGGCGGAAAGCGAAGATTCATCCCTCGACCTTTGTCAgtctggcgatgaagatAGAGGCGACATATTTCACAGTGGCATGATGGACACATCGATTACTGGGCTCTCACTTCCTCTCGACAGCGATCAATTCTCCAACTCAGACGTCTTAAACGACGGCGCATCTATTCCGCCGGCTCTTGTCACCTCCGCTTACGATGAATACTGCTTTGTGAGCAAATTCACCCAGACGCTTACTAGCTCACGCCGGAACTATTCCACTCTTAGACCAGAATCTTGGATACCCAAGCTTCCTTTCCTTGTTGCGACGAATTCGTTACCCTGTCCACTCAAGTATGCGCTACATGCCGTTGCGCTCTTGTACCATGCCGTCACTCGTGATTCTAGAGCTGAAAGGCTCGCCATTACATATTACCTCGCTGGCATAAAGAGCTATCGCTCTGTGGTACTTGGCAACCAAGCAGGACAATCACCGACGACTTCGGTATCGGAAGAAGATACAGTTTCAGAAATGCCTCATTCAGCGGATATTGTGGCAATTTGTGGCCCAGTGCTATTCTCATTCTACGAATCGCTTCAAGGCGCCGGATCTGACGCGGAGCTGCTCCATCACTCAGTAGCTGTAGAGATGTTGCAGGTTCGTGGTCCTGATAAATGCGTTGATGGCCTTGCTCATAGTGTGATGCGGTCGATGAGGGTTAAAGAG GCATTTCATTCCATTATGCAAAACCGATCTGCCAATTTTTCTTCGCCTGAATGGCTATCTATACCGTTCCAGAAAAAGCACAAGATTTGCTACGACAGACTAATTGATATCCTCCTCTCTTTCACAACGACACTACGCCTTCCGAATATGAATCAGAAAGGCGCAAAGTTGAGAAGCTCGATACACCGCATCCACGATCTGCCCACAGCTCGCAAAAGCAAGATTGAAGAGAGAGCAATGATGCTTCTGGAACAATTACAACACTGGTGGTTAGAATTTCGAGACGAGCACTATGAGATTATTGCACAAAATTACGGAACCTCGCCCGCTGTTGATGCAGCCTATGTAGCCGCTGAATCCCCGTCTTCCGTCCTCCCATTATCGGGGCCTTGGATGCTAGCCAATAATGAAACACTCACTTCGAGTATGGTTTCTATATATAGCGGCATTCACATCATCATTCACTCtgttcttttcatcatctcaaTATCTAAACCCCTAGGCTCGGTTGACCCTAGCGGTCAATCGGCGGCTGATATTCACCGGGCCGCAATTTCGATGTATGCGGCGAGCGTCTTCAATGCTGCCTTGTACCTCAATATGGTTAATCCGTTTTGTGGCGATGCTATGCGTACAAAGTTCTCTATAAATATCGTTGCTCAGTTTGCGTTGGAAGACTCGCAGCGGGATGAAGCTCAGCAAATGCTCAGCCAGTGGAAGCTTCGAGGCACGGCACCACCTAGATGA
- a CDS encoding uncharacterized protein (EggNog:ENOG41) → MPISLTLRKPSSFRDKESELQLRIKEPFNVVAVGDMIQTMPFSNRTDPNIQALVQLMQKSDITFANNENTVVDRLTFRGPISHMEADKHVVDDWKDMGIDMVTKANNHTFDCGDAGLVQNFEQLRRVGIEYVGTDYNTAEARLARFKTTPKGIVGFIGAYAETEDHSQLFGISARDPIVVAPDQLARLRAMRDSLLARRAEVKMPIGLPNADPEGSVLVFGRQFRVKNASADADEEINSIKRRLEHHLNSKGTITYKNNSVRLNVYQSVTAEQMQQLRSIAGVDTNDSSETLDAFGVHFRVGPKIGEYSYEMEPQDFRDILREVRTGKQFSDFLSVTIHWHQNRFSFQHYSFDHYPTDYQIKFARAVIENGADFFFGHGVHTLKGVEIYKGKPIFYGISNFVFQNPQFRSWRDDAAGRAPASLEGPIVGDGEANEMRWAWLNESENREALLISADYADGKLSRVLVYPADLGKTPRSGSMTGTPTKPTLEVANEILGRLCEYSEPFGTKISIEDGVGVVHIPSE, encoded by the coding sequence ATGCCCATCTCACTCACGCTACGGAAGCCATCCAGCTTTCGGGACAAGGAAAGCGAGCTTCAATTGCGCATCAAGGAGCCTTTCAATGTCGTGGCTGTCGGAGACATGATTCAAACGATGCCCTTTTCCAATAGGACTGACCCCAATATCCAAGCTCTTGTCCAGCTGATGCAAAAATCCGACATCACATTTGCCAACAACGAAAATACAGTCGTGGATCGCCTTACATTTCGCGGCCCCATCTCCCACATGGAAGCCGACAAGCACGTCGTGGATGACTGGAAAGATATGGGCATCGATATGGTCACGAAAGCTAACAATCATACATTCGATTGTGGTGATGCTGGTCTTGTCCAAAATTTTGAGCAACTTCGCCGCGTGGGTATTGAGTATGTTGGCACCGACTACAATACTGCAGAGGCGAGACTTGCCCGATTCAAAACCACCCCTAAAGGTATCGTGGGTTTCATCGGAGCGTATGCCGAAACAGAAGATCATTCTCAGCTGTTTGGTATATCCGCAAGAGACCCAATTGTTGTGGCACCAGACCAGCTTGCCCGGCTGAGAGCAATGCGCGATAGCCTTCTTGCTCGGCGTGCGGAAGTTAAGATGCCAATTGGCCTGCCTAATGCAGACCCCGAAGGATCTGTTCTTGTTTTTGGACGCCAATTCAGGGTTAAAAACGCCAGCGCTGACGCCGATGAAGAGATTAACAGCATTAAACGGCGCTTGGAACACCACCTGAACTCGAAGGGGACGATTACCTATAAGAATAACTCAGTCCGTCTGAATGTTTACCAGAGCGTCACCGCTGAGCAAATGCAACAGCTGAGATCCATTGCAGGCGTCGATACGAATGACAGCTCTGAGACTCTCGATGCTTTTGGCGTTCATTTCCGAGTCGGCCCTAAGATAGGAGAGTACAGCTATGAGATGGAGCCCCAGGATTTCCGCGACATTCTTCGTGAGGTTCGCACTGGGAAACAATTTTCGGATTTTCTCAGCGTTACCATCCATTGGCACCAAAACCGTTTCTCTTTCCAACACTACTCCTTCGACCATTATCCGACAGATTATCAGATCAAGTTTGCCCGTGCAGTTATCGAAAACGGCGCcgatttcttcttcggccACGGCGTGCATACGCTCAAGGGAGTTGAGATATACAAGGGAAAGCCAATATTCTACGGCATCTCCAACTTTGTTTTCCAGAACCCTCAGTTTCGCTCATGGcgcgacgatgccgccggaCGAGCTCCGGCCTCCCTGGAGGGCCCTATTGTTGGAGACGGCGAGGCCAATGAAATGCGCTGGGCTTGGCTGAATGAGTCGGAAAATAGAGAGGCGCTGCTCATATCGGCTGACTACGCTGATGGAAAGTTGTCGCGTGTGTTGGTCTATCCGGCAGACTTGGGGAAAACTCCTCGCAGTGGATCTATGACTGGAACGCCCACAAAGCCCACTCTTGAGGTTGCCAATGAGATTCTTGGCCGACTTTGCGAGTACTCTGAGCCATTTGGGACTAAAATTTCGATTGAGGATGGTGTTGGAGTTGTTCATATTCCTTCTGAGTAG
- a CDS encoding uncharacterized protein (EggNog:ENOG41~TransMembrane:12 (i40-58o85-104i116-133o139-162i174-194o206-229i280-305o317-337i344-365o371-391i403-424o430-454i)) encodes MSSTEVNIEKNEVAIKYVDDGFVATDPIQTLNKKKLQNGLLLKVDIILVGMISLIMLVNQWDRGNIGNARLMGLQSDLHITNGQFYNVLSLYYVGYMLFIIPAYLTVRSFKANRQIGGCVILFATFSCCTAAAKNAATVLALRVLIGAATAFLQSLSLYTSLWYKRDEVATRSGLFYSASTIAGGFSGLIAYAIQQNLDGSLGYAAWQWLFIIQGCVGIFVGICSWILLPNPPDQIQGKKHWLFSQEEIELAVERLKTYNTVGAGFDWVQVLVAFKDPKLYLFSLINIGISLSLSSISSFLPTFINDFNYSPVQTQLFSIIPYACAFVTLLVLNIASDRLNIKAPFLMLCHTICIVGYIILMLVTNDKVKLFGTCLITTGVFPSFTIVGAWTGINIGGFTKRAITWAVTQVVGQCFSIMASHIYTDPPRYLKGHSICLAFQVVALLSTCVVWFWMRRLNEKKDQEAEHHRTAGTIDPQSSLSLEEAYDYHPNFRYIL; translated from the exons ATGAGTTCCACGGAAGTCAACATCGAAAAAAATGAAGTTGCGATCAAGTACGTCGATGACGGATTTGTAGCGACTGATCCAATTCAAACgctcaacaagaagaagttaCAAAATGGCCTGCTTCTCAAAGTCGATATCATTCTAGTTGGGATGATATCTCTAATCATGCTCGTGAACCAATGG GACCGAGGAAACATTGGAAACGCCCGCCTCATGGGCCTACAATCTGATCTCCACATCACGAACGGCCAATTTTACAACGTTCTTTCTTTGTATT ACGTTGGCTATATGCTCTTTATTATCCCTGCCTACCTTACTGTTCGTTCCTTCAAAGCGAATCGACAGATTGGAGGCTGCGTTATCCTATTTGCAACATTTTCGTGCTGTacggcagcagccaaaaaCGCCGCTACGGTCCTTGCACTTCGAGTACTGATTGGAGCCGCTACTGCCTTCCTTCAATCCCTAAGCTTATACACGAGTCTTTGGTATAAAAGAGATGAGGTGGCAACTCGCTCTG GGCTCTTTTACTCTGCTTCGACCATCGCCGGAGGCTTCAGTGGCCTTATTGCATATGCCATACAACAGAATCTGGACGGATCCTTGGGATACGCAGCATGGCAGTGGTTATTTATCATCCAAGGCTGTGTTGGTATCTTTGTCGGCATATGCTCCTGGATATTGCTACCTAATCCTCCGGATCAAATTCAGGGCAAGAAACATTGGTTATTTTCTCAAGAGGAAATTGAACTCGCTGTAGAGCGTCTCAAGA CTTATAACACGGTCGGAGCCGGATTCGATTGGGTGCAGGTGCTAGTTGCCTTTAAAGATCCCAAGTTATACCTTTTCTCGTTGATCAACATCGGGATATCTCTGTCCCTCTCGTCTATAAGCTCATTTTTGCCGACATTTATCAATGACTTTAACTACTCGCCTG TTCAAACACAgctcttttccatcatccCGTACGCGTGTGCCTTCGTCACCCTTCTCGTCCTCAATATTGCCTCCGATCGGTTGAACATAAAAGCGCCATTTTTGATGCTGTGCCACACAATCTGCATCGTGGGTTACATTATCCTAATGCTGGTAACGAATGATAAAGTCAAGCTATTTGGCACTTGCCTTATAACTACTGGAGTCTTTCCGTCTTTCACCATAGTTGGCGCCTGGACAGGGATTAACATTGGTGGATTTACCAAGCGGGCAATTACTTGGGCCGTCACCCAAGTGGTTGGACAGTGCTTTTCCATCATGGCATCTCACATCTACACGGATCCTCCTCGCTACCTCAAAGGCCACAGCATTTGTTTGGCATTTCAAGTTGTGGCATTGCTTTCGACTTGCGTTGTGTGGTTTTGGATGCGACGTCTTAACGAGAAGAAAGATCAAGAGGCGGAGCACCATCGCACAGCTGGAACTATTGACCCACAGTCTTCTCTGTCGCTTGAGGAAGCATACGACTACCACCCCAACTTTCGCTATATCTTGTGa